A window from Myxococcus fulvus encodes these proteins:
- a CDS encoding MFS transporter, with amino-acid sequence MSRTASLRVVFGIVSLDLIGFGILIPQLGVYGVKFGASPFTVGLLISVFSLMQLIAAPVLGRLSDKYGRRPVLLASQVGSLLGYLLFAVAHSLPLLFLARVIDGISGGNIATAQAVVADITKPEERARGMGVIGAAFGLGFVLGPALGGFLGAWGGNLAIGLFAAGLVAVNLVCTYLFLPESRAPGGPEGHARTLKGVAQALRLPVVAKCLVLMLLFTTAFAQMEGTFSVYLLTRFLSSGPVALEEGGLFLHAVSTDAAVLREASLRAGWLFAVVGILSALVQGGVVRRLVGKEGGGSGREAQVALAGFAVTAMGLALLPVAPTYGWLFPVMGLLAVGSALTNPCLSALVSLHAPADRLGAALGGFQAAGSLGRIVGPALGGWLFTRLGPGAPYGTAAGMLVVGALVAASLVGQARMAGARAQQRS; translated from the coding sequence AATCGTGTCGCTGGACCTCATCGGGTTCGGCATCCTGATTCCGCAGCTGGGCGTGTACGGAGTGAAGTTCGGGGCGTCGCCGTTCACGGTGGGCCTGCTCATCTCCGTCTTCTCGTTGATGCAGCTCATCGCGGCGCCGGTGCTCGGGCGGCTGTCGGACAAGTACGGCCGCAGGCCCGTGCTCCTGGCCAGCCAGGTGGGCTCGCTCTTGGGCTACCTGCTGTTCGCCGTGGCGCACTCGCTGCCGCTGTTGTTCCTGGCGCGCGTCATCGACGGCATCTCCGGCGGCAACATCGCCACCGCGCAGGCGGTGGTGGCGGACATCACCAAACCCGAGGAGCGCGCGCGCGGCATGGGCGTCATCGGCGCGGCCTTCGGGCTGGGCTTCGTGCTGGGGCCCGCGCTCGGGGGCTTTCTGGGTGCGTGGGGTGGCAACCTGGCCATCGGCCTGTTCGCCGCGGGGCTGGTGGCCGTGAACCTGGTCTGCACGTACCTGTTCCTGCCGGAGTCGCGCGCGCCGGGCGGGCCGGAGGGGCACGCGCGCACGCTCAAGGGCGTCGCCCAGGCGCTGCGGCTGCCCGTGGTGGCGAAGTGCCTGGTGCTGATGCTGCTGTTCACCACGGCCTTCGCCCAGATGGAGGGCACCTTCTCCGTCTACCTGCTGACGCGCTTCCTCTCCTCGGGGCCGGTGGCGTTGGAGGAGGGCGGCCTGTTCCTGCACGCGGTGAGCACCGACGCGGCGGTGCTGAGGGAGGCGAGCCTTCGCGCCGGCTGGCTCTTCGCCGTGGTGGGGATTTTGAGCGCGCTGGTGCAGGGTGGGGTGGTGCGCCGGCTGGTGGGCAAGGAGGGGGGCGGCTCCGGGCGGGAGGCGCAGGTGGCCCTGGCGGGCTTCGCGGTGACGGCGATGGGGCTGGCGCTGTTGCCGGTGGCGCCCACGTACGGGTGGCTCTTCCCTGTGATGGGGCTGTTGGCGGTGGGCTCGGCCTTGACGAACCCGTGCCTGTCCGCGCTGGTGTCGCTCCACGCGCCGGCGGACCGGCTGGGCGCGGCCCTGGGGGGCTTCCAGGCGGCGGGCTCGCTGGGGAGAATCGTGGGCCCGGCGCTGGGCGGGTGGCTCTTCACCCGTTTGGGGCCCGGGGCGCCGTACGGCACGGCGGCGGGAATGCTCGTCGTGGGTGCCCTGGTGGCCGCCTCGTTGGTGGGGCAGGCAAGAATGGCAGGCGCGAGGGCCCAACAAAGGTCGTAA
- the plsX gene encoding phosphate acyltransferase PlsX — MEAMVVKQPQPVTIAFDVMGTDHGPAEVVRGAAQLSLDSPHIHALLVGDRTLIDNALAETKHNGERISVQHAADFVGMDEKPGEALARKPNASVAVAARLVAEGEAQALVSAGNTGAGVLACARHFQLIPGVRRAALATVYPTRSVRGAKEDPFSLILDVGATVEATADDLVTFAVMGSNYARIISRNERPKVALLSNGVEPQKGPPRVVEAHARLSEMKDIHFIGNVEGIDIPKGTADVIVTDGFVGNVCLKMLEGVHETVVELAQYAYKESLRWRAGLAMLSSGIQRIKDITDWNQYGGAPILGFDRIFIKAHGRSKAHAIANAGKVAAKVVANNLGNAIREGLQK; from the coding sequence ATGGAGGCCATGGTGGTCAAGCAGCCGCAGCCCGTGACGATTGCCTTCGACGTGATGGGGACGGACCATGGGCCCGCGGAGGTGGTGCGCGGCGCCGCGCAGCTCTCCCTGGACTCACCGCACATCCATGCGTTGCTGGTGGGGGACCGCACCCTCATCGACAACGCGCTCGCGGAGACGAAGCACAACGGCGAGCGCATCTCCGTCCAGCACGCCGCCGACTTCGTGGGCATGGACGAGAAGCCCGGCGAGGCGCTGGCGCGCAAGCCCAACGCCTCGGTGGCGGTGGCGGCCCGGCTGGTCGCCGAGGGCGAGGCGCAGGCGCTGGTGTCCGCGGGCAACACGGGCGCGGGCGTGCTCGCGTGCGCGCGTCACTTCCAGCTCATCCCCGGGGTGCGCCGCGCGGCGCTCGCCACGGTGTACCCCACGCGCTCGGTGCGTGGCGCGAAGGAGGACCCGTTCTCCCTCATCCTCGACGTGGGCGCTACGGTGGAGGCCACCGCGGATGACCTGGTGACGTTCGCCGTGATGGGCTCGAACTACGCGCGCATCATCTCCCGCAACGAGCGGCCCAAGGTGGCGCTGCTCTCCAACGGCGTGGAGCCCCAGAAGGGCCCGCCCCGGGTGGTGGAGGCGCACGCGCGGCTGTCGGAGATGAAGGACATCCACTTCATCGGCAACGTGGAGGGCATCGACATCCCCAAGGGCACCGCGGACGTCATCGTCACGGACGGCTTCGTGGGCAACGTGTGCCTGAAGATGCTGGAGGGCGTGCACGAGACGGTGGTGGAGCTGGCCCAGTACGCCTACAAGGAGAGCCTGCGCTGGCGCGCGGGCCTGGCCATGCTGTCCAGCGGCATCCAGCGCATCAAGGACATCACCGACTGGAACCAGTACGGGGGCGCGCCCATCCTCGGGTTCGACCGCATCTTCATCAAGGCGCACGGGCGCTCCAAGGCGCACGCCATCGCCAACGCGGGCAAGGTGGCCGCCAAGGTGGTGGCCAACAACCTGGGCAACGCCATCCGGGAAGGCCTCCAGAAGTGA
- a CDS encoding phosphatase domain-containing protein, producing the protein MSLPDRIDPRPPRRIYRWDLDKTYLQTDFDSLRDLLRTAFQKAHEKVAVPGASALIRELSESGDSRLCIVSGSPKQMRAVLEEKLKLDGVRWDEFVLKDNVGNLLRGRFRALRGQVGYKLPAILESRVKAPAEAEEVLFGDDAEADAFIYSLFADLIAGRVDERVLSQVLEAGGVYPDDAERVRAAWKQIPVADPVRRIFIHLDKLTPPAHFTPYGPRVVPIFNYFQAALVLLADGHLSAPQVLKIAVEMVQTAGHNIITLSNSFQDLLRRGLPLQQAAVALSQALEGPNKLLAAMRPMPDILSAFSKRLAALGTPPPPPPVQAVDYVSLIHHALPRNHKGRTRPSPGG; encoded by the coding sequence GTGAGTCTGCCGGACCGTATCGACCCGCGACCGCCGCGGCGCATCTACCGCTGGGACCTGGACAAGACGTACCTCCAGACCGACTTCGACTCGCTCCGGGACTTGCTGCGCACCGCGTTCCAGAAGGCGCACGAGAAGGTCGCCGTGCCCGGCGCCAGCGCCCTCATCCGCGAGCTGTCGGAGAGCGGCGACTCGCGGCTGTGCATCGTCTCCGGCAGCCCCAAGCAGATGCGCGCGGTGCTGGAGGAGAAGCTCAAGCTGGACGGCGTGCGCTGGGACGAGTTCGTCCTCAAGGACAACGTGGGCAACCTCTTGCGCGGCCGCTTCCGGGCCCTGCGCGGGCAGGTGGGCTACAAGCTGCCCGCCATCCTGGAGAGCCGGGTGAAGGCGCCCGCGGAGGCGGAGGAGGTCCTCTTCGGGGACGACGCGGAGGCGGACGCGTTCATCTACTCACTCTTCGCGGACCTCATCGCGGGGCGCGTGGACGAGCGGGTGCTGTCCCAGGTGCTGGAGGCGGGCGGGGTGTACCCGGACGACGCGGAGCGGGTGCGCGCGGCGTGGAAGCAGATTCCGGTGGCGGACCCGGTCCGGCGCATCTTCATCCACCTGGACAAGCTGACGCCGCCCGCGCACTTCACGCCCTACGGGCCGCGCGTGGTGCCCATCTTCAACTACTTCCAGGCGGCGCTGGTGCTGCTGGCGGACGGCCACCTGTCCGCGCCCCAGGTGCTGAAAATCGCCGTGGAGATGGTGCAGACGGCCGGGCACAACATCATCACCCTCTCCAACTCCTTCCAGGACCTGCTGCGCCGGGGTCTGCCGCTGCAGCAGGCCGCGGTGGCGCTGTCCCAGGCGCTGGAGGGGCCCAACAAGCTGCTGGCCGCCATGCGTCCGATGCCGGACATCCTGTCCGCCTTCAGCAAGCGGCTGGCCGCCCTGGGCACCCCGCCGCCCCCGCCGCCGGTGCAGGCGGTGGACTATGTGTCCCTCATCCACCACGCGCTGCCCCGCAACCACAAGGGGCGCACCCGGCCCTCACCTGGTGGGTAG
- the pcnB gene encoding polynucleotide adenylyltransferase PcnB gives MSSNLELTAAPSEQATAPENEATASAPSEVESPSPLLAQSAPTARAPEPPSEDEADDDEDDDDEADALDDTGLGAVEEVLAAAEAQDAAEAAADEEVEQVPTVLEPEPEPTPYERELHAPHVRSTGEPAEIDPDELDPDALKVVLRLHQHGHQAYLVGGCVRDLLLGRKPKDFDVATSAHPNEVRAIFRNCRLIGRRFRLAHVYFKGGKIIEVSTFRANPTELEAAAPAAPEDEGESGGDDLLITHDNVFGTAQQDARRRDFTINGLFYDVSEGRVIDYVRGRRDLDERFIRTIGDPEVRMREDPVRILRAVRFAAKLDLDIESRTYAAMEGAVEDLPRCAPARLLEETFRLIRGGVSAPALKLLDALDALKLLLPPVNAYLKQHGKEGEKTFYAFAQALDRRVAAGEPLDDAILLEALLVPISHSGPPAEPQDGGRPSVSQVVEELLAGFVQSARLPRRIAERCRMLLLAQRTLSGERRRKSAAFRRHPLFGEALTVFEMSVEATGEGREQLEAWKAGEVPPPRAESSEGEGGSEPGGQRKRRRRRRRRRSSGEGAASAGSSGSGAGEA, from the coding sequence ATGTCTTCCAATCTGGAGCTGACGGCGGCCCCCTCGGAACAGGCGACTGCCCCCGAGAACGAGGCCACTGCTTCAGCCCCTTCCGAGGTCGAGTCCCCATCCCCCCTGCTGGCCCAGTCGGCCCCCACCGCCCGCGCGCCGGAGCCCCCGTCGGAAGACGAGGCGGACGACGACGAGGATGACGACGACGAGGCGGACGCGCTCGACGACACGGGCCTGGGCGCCGTCGAGGAGGTGCTCGCCGCCGCCGAGGCGCAGGACGCGGCCGAGGCCGCCGCCGACGAAGAGGTGGAGCAGGTGCCCACCGTGCTCGAGCCCGAGCCCGAGCCGACCCCCTACGAGCGAGAGCTCCACGCGCCCCACGTGCGCTCCACCGGCGAGCCGGCGGAGATCGACCCGGACGAGCTGGACCCGGACGCGCTCAAGGTGGTGCTGCGGCTGCATCAGCACGGGCACCAGGCGTACCTGGTGGGCGGCTGCGTGCGGGATTTGCTCCTGGGCCGCAAGCCCAAGGACTTCGACGTGGCCACCAGCGCGCACCCGAACGAGGTGCGCGCCATCTTCCGCAACTGCCGGCTCATCGGCCGTCGCTTCCGGCTGGCGCACGTCTACTTCAAGGGTGGGAAGATCATCGAGGTCTCCACCTTCCGCGCGAACCCCACGGAGCTGGAGGCCGCCGCGCCGGCCGCTCCGGAGGACGAGGGGGAGAGCGGGGGGGATGACCTGCTCATCACCCACGACAACGTCTTCGGCACCGCGCAGCAGGACGCGCGCCGCCGCGACTTCACCATCAACGGCCTGTTCTACGACGTGAGCGAGGGGCGGGTCATCGACTACGTCCGCGGCCGGCGTGATTTGGACGAGCGCTTCATCCGCACCATCGGCGACCCCGAGGTGCGCATGCGCGAGGACCCGGTGCGAATCCTCCGCGCCGTGCGCTTCGCGGCGAAGCTGGACCTGGACATCGAGTCGCGCACGTACGCGGCGATGGAGGGCGCGGTGGAGGACCTGCCGCGCTGCGCGCCCGCGCGCCTGTTGGAGGAGACCTTCCGCCTCATCCGCGGCGGGGTGTCCGCGCCCGCGCTCAAGCTGCTGGACGCGCTCGACGCGCTGAAGCTGCTGTTGCCGCCCGTCAACGCGTACCTCAAGCAGCACGGCAAGGAGGGCGAGAAGACCTTCTACGCCTTCGCCCAGGCGCTGGACCGCCGGGTGGCCGCGGGCGAGCCGCTCGACGACGCCATCCTCCTGGAGGCGCTGCTGGTGCCCATCAGCCACTCCGGGCCTCCGGCCGAGCCGCAGGACGGGGGCCGTCCATCGGTGTCGCAGGTGGTGGAGGAGCTGCTCGCGGGCTTCGTGCAGTCGGCCCGGCTGCCGCGCCGCATCGCCGAGCGCTGCCGCATGCTGCTGCTCGCCCAGCGCACGCTGTCGGGGGAGCGCCGTCGCAAGAGCGCGGCCTTCCGTCGGCACCCGCTCTTCGGCGAGGCGCTCACCGTGTTCGAGATGTCGGTGGAGGCCACCGGCGAGGGCCGTGAGCAGCTGGAGGCGTGGAAGGCCGGCGAGGTGCCGCCCCCGCGCGCCGAGTCCTCGGAGGGCGAGGGTGGCTCGGAGCCCGGTGGTCAGCGCAAGCGCCGTCGCCGCCGTCGTCGCCGTCGTTCCTCCGGTGAAGGGGCCGCCTCGGCGGGTTCTTCCGGCTCGGGCGCCGGCGAGGCGTGA
- a CDS encoding DMT family transporter, whose amino-acid sequence MSTQASRADVSRARVYGGLVLGVVAVSWAAPLIRFAEAPSLAISAWRLTFAAAPLLALALVRGRSELASFSVRTWGWLLLSGLALALHFATWIASLQYTTVASSVALVTTQPVWVTLFAWLALSERVGSRGVAALVLCLSGSVLIGARDFAAGGTALWGDLLAVAGAILAAVYFVVGRRVRESMSLGTYVGVVYAVAAAALMLAHGFVDSPLTGFSSRTWWVLAGLALVPQLIGHSLLNASVRHLSAPFVAVASLGEPVLSTLWAVPLLGETPDWVQLVGGGLALVGVLVMSRDEAARQPPPPDMVPAAD is encoded by the coding sequence GTGAGCACCCAGGCGTCGCGCGCGGACGTGTCCCGCGCGCGCGTCTACGGCGGGCTGGTGCTGGGCGTCGTGGCCGTGTCCTGGGCCGCGCCGCTCATCCGCTTCGCGGAGGCCCCGTCGCTGGCCATCTCCGCGTGGCGCCTCACCTTCGCCGCGGCGCCGCTGCTGGCGCTCGCGCTGGTGCGAGGGCGCTCGGAGCTGGCCTCCTTCTCCGTGCGCACGTGGGGCTGGCTCCTGCTGTCGGGGCTCGCGCTGGCGCTGCACTTCGCGACGTGGATTGCGTCGCTCCAGTACACCACCGTGGCCAGCTCCGTGGCGCTCGTCACCACGCAGCCGGTGTGGGTGACGCTGTTCGCGTGGCTCGCGCTGTCGGAGCGCGTGGGCTCGCGGGGCGTGGCGGCGCTGGTGCTGTGCCTGTCGGGCAGCGTGCTCATCGGCGCGCGGGACTTCGCGGCCGGCGGCACGGCGCTGTGGGGGGACCTGCTCGCGGTGGCCGGGGCCATCCTGGCGGCGGTGTACTTCGTCGTGGGCCGCCGCGTGCGCGAGTCCATGTCCCTGGGCACCTACGTGGGCGTCGTCTACGCGGTGGCGGCGGCGGCGCTGATGCTGGCGCACGGCTTCGTCGACTCGCCGCTGACGGGCTTCTCCTCGCGCACGTGGTGGGTGCTGGCGGGGCTGGCGCTGGTGCCGCAGCTCATCGGACATTCGCTGCTCAACGCCTCCGTGCGCCACCTGTCCGCGCCCTTCGTTGCGGTGGCGTCGCTGGGCGAGCCCGTGCTGTCCACCCTGTGGGCGGTGCCGCTGTTGGGCGAGACGCCGGACTGGGTGCAGCTGGTGGGCGGAGGGCTCGCGCTGGTGGGCGTGCTGGTGATGTCGCGGGACGAGGCCGCGCGGCAGCCGCCTCCTCCGGACATGGTGCCCGCGGCGGACTGA
- the dinB gene encoding DNA polymerase IV, whose amino-acid sequence MRAIIHVDMDAFYASVEQRDNPALKGKPLIVGGHAQRGVVVAASYEVRPFGVRSAMPMARAVKAAPHAIVVKPRFPAYAEASEQVFAIFERYTPLIEPLSLDEAFLDVTASVGLFGAPSDIARRIRKDIADELQLPSSAGIATVKFVAKIASDLAKPNGQREVRAEETVAFLAGLPVSRLWGVGPKTEEALQRAGLKTIGDVSTKDVAWLEQRLGTSGRHLWELAQGIDARDVVPDRAAKSVGAEDTFEEDLVGVEALKPHIHAQALRVARRLRRAGVQGRVVQLKLKLSDFTLLTRRTTLREVTDDGQTLYRAALELLERAHEGKPIRLTGVSVQLDEAPPQLGLFPAAPPRTAKLNAAMDRIAERFGSKAITMADIAGTDAPSDDAHRSERPVDKTPPKR is encoded by the coding sequence ATGAGAGCCATCATCCACGTGGACATGGACGCTTTCTATGCGTCCGTGGAGCAGCGGGACAACCCGGCCCTGAAGGGCAAACCGCTCATCGTGGGCGGCCATGCGCAGCGGGGCGTCGTCGTCGCCGCGTCCTACGAAGTCAGGCCCTTCGGCGTGAGAAGCGCCATGCCCATGGCCCGCGCGGTGAAGGCCGCGCCGCACGCCATCGTGGTGAAGCCACGCTTCCCCGCGTACGCGGAGGCCAGCGAGCAGGTCTTCGCCATCTTCGAGCGCTACACGCCGCTCATCGAGCCCTTGTCGCTGGACGAGGCCTTCCTGGACGTCACCGCCTCGGTGGGCCTGTTCGGCGCGCCCTCGGACATCGCGCGGCGCATCCGCAAGGACATCGCGGACGAGCTCCAGCTGCCCTCCTCCGCGGGCATCGCCACGGTGAAGTTCGTGGCGAAGATTGCTTCAGACCTGGCCAAGCCCAACGGCCAGCGGGAGGTGCGCGCCGAGGAGACGGTGGCCTTCCTCGCGGGGCTGCCGGTGTCGCGGCTGTGGGGCGTGGGGCCCAAGACGGAGGAGGCGCTCCAGCGCGCGGGGCTGAAGACCATCGGCGACGTGTCCACGAAGGACGTGGCCTGGCTGGAGCAGCGGCTGGGCACCAGCGGCCGGCACCTGTGGGAGCTGGCCCAGGGCATCGACGCGCGCGACGTCGTGCCGGACCGCGCCGCCAAGAGCGTGGGCGCCGAGGACACCTTCGAGGAGGACCTCGTCGGCGTGGAGGCCCTGAAGCCTCACATCCACGCGCAGGCCCTGCGGGTGGCACGGCGGCTGCGGCGCGCGGGCGTGCAGGGGCGCGTGGTGCAGCTCAAGCTGAAGCTCTCCGACTTCACCCTGCTCACCCGCCGCACCACGCTGCGCGAGGTGACGGATGATGGACAGACGCTCTACCGCGCGGCGCTGGAGCTCTTGGAGCGCGCGCACGAGGGCAAGCCCATCCGCCTCACCGGGGTGAGCGTGCAGCTCGACGAGGCCCCACCGCAGCTGGGCCTCTTCCCGGCCGCCCCGCCGCGCACCGCCAAGCTCAACGCGGCGATGGACCGCATCGCGGAGCGCTTCGGCAGCAAGGCGATTACGATGGCGGACATCGCGGGCACCGACGCCCCGAGCGACGACGCGCACCGCTCCGAGCGCCCCGTGGACAAGACGCCCCCGAAGCGCTGA
- a CDS encoding aldo/keto reductase — protein MDTKHTVKLGSTGPEVFRLGLGCMGMSGMYGATDDAESLRTIHTALERGVTLLDTGDFYGMGHNELLVGRAIAGRREKVQLSVKFGAMRGPDGSWGGIDLRPVAVKNFAAYSLKRLGVDVIDIYRPARLDPNVPIEETIGAIAELVKAGYVRHIALSEVGAETVRRAWRVHPIVDVQLEYSLASRGPETSLFPALRELGVGATLYGVLSRGLLTGSKPTGAGDFRAHLPRFSGEHRAKNEASVQALHRFAQERDMSPAQLAIAWVLARQPGFVPIIGARRVAQLEDALAALARPLSREDVSALESLVAFTGERYGAEQMHMLDSERP, from the coding sequence ATGGACACGAAGCACACGGTGAAGCTGGGGAGCACGGGACCGGAGGTCTTCCGGCTCGGACTGGGCTGCATGGGCATGTCCGGGATGTATGGCGCCACGGATGATGCGGAGAGCCTCCGCACGATCCACACGGCCCTGGAGCGCGGCGTGACGCTGCTCGACACCGGGGACTTCTACGGCATGGGCCACAACGAGCTGCTCGTGGGCCGCGCCATCGCCGGCCGCCGCGAGAAGGTCCAGCTCTCCGTCAAGTTCGGCGCCATGCGTGGACCGGACGGCAGCTGGGGCGGCATCGACCTGCGCCCCGTGGCCGTGAAGAACTTCGCCGCCTATTCACTCAAGCGATTGGGCGTGGACGTCATCGACATCTACCGGCCCGCCCGGCTGGACCCGAACGTCCCCATCGAGGAGACCATCGGCGCCATCGCCGAGCTGGTGAAGGCCGGCTACGTGCGGCACATCGCCCTGTCGGAGGTCGGCGCGGAGACGGTGCGGCGCGCCTGGCGCGTGCATCCCATCGTCGACGTGCAGCTCGAGTACTCCCTCGCCAGCCGAGGCCCGGAGACGAGCCTCTTCCCCGCCCTCAGGGAGCTGGGCGTCGGCGCCACGCTCTACGGCGTCCTCTCGCGCGGCCTGCTCACCGGAAGCAAGCCCACCGGCGCGGGAGACTTCCGCGCGCACCTGCCCCGCTTCAGCGGCGAGCACCGCGCCAAGAACGAGGCCTCGGTGCAGGCGCTGCATCGCTTCGCCCAGGAGCGGGATATGTCGCCCGCACAGCTCGCCATCGCCTGGGTGCTCGCGCGTCAGCCCGGCTTCGTCCCCATCATCGGCGCCCGGCGCGTCGCCCAGCTCGAGGACGCGCTCGCCGCCCTGGCACGTCCGCTGTCCCGTGAGGACGTCTCCGCCCTCGAGTCTCTGGTGGCTTTCACCGGCGAGCGGTATGGGGCCGAGCAGATGCACATGCTCGACAGCGAGCGCCCCTGA
- a CDS encoding LysR family transcriptional regulator, with amino-acid sequence MNALYEKSLDLNLLRVFVVVAEAGSVTAAAARLYLTQPAVSAALRRLTEAVGAPLFVRSGRGLALSARGRRLLATARPHLEALVEAALSPAAFDPGTSERTVRLGLSDASESWLLPRLLEVLAREAPRMRLVVLPAQFRNVGALLSTSAVDVAMTVADELPPNIRRLKLFHEGFVCLYDPRHARPGKRFTLERYLEHEHVIVSYNGDLRGVVEDALGLQRKVRVSIPSFHGVGDLVEGSALLATVPGMVARQVVALRPALRTVKLPFAVEGSPLELFWRVTSEDDEALRFIREHVVRIARSPGPSP; translated from the coding sequence ATGAACGCCCTCTATGAGAAGTCGCTCGACCTGAACCTGCTGAGAGTCTTCGTCGTGGTGGCGGAGGCGGGCAGCGTCACGGCGGCGGCCGCTCGGCTGTACCTCACCCAGCCGGCGGTGAGCGCGGCGCTCCGGCGACTGACCGAGGCCGTGGGTGCCCCCCTGTTCGTGCGCAGCGGCCGGGGGCTGGCGTTGAGCGCGCGGGGCCGGCGGCTGCTCGCCACCGCGAGGCCCCACCTGGAGGCGCTGGTGGAGGCGGCGCTCTCCCCCGCGGCGTTCGACCCTGGCACGAGCGAGCGCACGGTGCGCCTGGGGCTCTCCGACGCGAGCGAGTCGTGGCTGCTGCCCCGGCTGCTGGAGGTCCTCGCGCGCGAGGCGCCGAGGATGAGGCTGGTGGTGCTGCCCGCGCAGTTCCGGAACGTGGGGGCGCTCTTGAGCACGTCCGCCGTGGACGTGGCGATGACGGTGGCGGACGAGCTGCCGCCGAACATCCGCAGGCTGAAGCTCTTCCACGAGGGCTTCGTCTGCCTCTACGACCCGCGCCACGCGCGGCCGGGGAAGCGCTTCACGCTGGAGCGCTACCTGGAGCACGAGCACGTCATCGTCTCGTACAACGGCGACTTGCGCGGCGTGGTGGAGGACGCGTTGGGGCTGCAGCGCAAGGTCCGCGTGTCGATTCCCTCGTTCCACGGGGTGGGGGACCTGGTGGAAGGGAGCGCGCTCTTGGCCACGGTGCCGGGGATGGTGGCGCGCCAGGTGGTGGCGTTGCGCCCGGCGCTGCGGACGGTGAAGCTGCCCTTCGCGGTGGAGGGCTCGCCCCTGGAGCTGTTCTGGCGCGTCACGTCCGAGGACGACGAGGCCCTGCGCTTCATCCGCGAACACGTGGTCCGGATTGCCCGGAGCCCGGGGCCCTCGCCCTGA
- a CDS encoding HAD hydrolase-like protein, translating into MTPFRLVIFDFDGTLADSLPWFRSILNDVADRFGFKRLSPEELEALRGLSGHDILAKAKVPMWRLPSIVNHMRKEKLAAASSTPLFPGVPELLADLKGAGVTVAIISSDSEASVRAVLGECARDVAHFDCGAALFGKAAKFRRMVKRVKVPPSEVLSVGDEIRDLDAAREAGIPAAAVAWGYTLPEALARHSPDHLFRSLDELRAALLG; encoded by the coding sequence ATGACGCCCTTTCGACTGGTCATCTTCGACTTCGACGGCACCCTGGCGGACTCGCTGCCGTGGTTCCGCTCCATCTTGAACGACGTGGCCGACCGCTTCGGGTTCAAGCGCTTGTCGCCCGAGGAGCTGGAGGCGCTCCGCGGGCTGTCCGGCCACGACATCCTGGCGAAGGCGAAGGTGCCCATGTGGCGGCTGCCCTCCATCGTCAACCACATGCGCAAGGAGAAGCTGGCGGCCGCGTCGTCGACGCCCCTGTTCCCCGGGGTGCCGGAGCTGCTCGCGGACCTGAAGGGCGCGGGCGTCACCGTGGCCATCATCAGCTCCGACAGCGAGGCCTCCGTGCGCGCGGTGCTGGGGGAGTGCGCCAGGGATGTGGCGCACTTCGACTGTGGCGCCGCCCTCTTCGGGAAGGCCGCGAAGTTCCGCCGCATGGTGAAGCGCGTGAAGGTCCCTCCCAGCGAGGTCCTCTCCGTGGGCGACGAGATTCGCGACCTCGACGCGGCCCGGGAGGCGGGCATCCCCGCGGCGGCGGTGGCGTGGGGCTACACGCTGCCGGAGGCGCTGGCCCGGCACTCGCCGGACCACCTGTTCCGCTCCCTGGACGAGCTGCGCGCCGCGCTCCTGGGCTGA
- the rpsD gene encoding 30S ribosomal protein S4, producing the protein MARDLGPRGKMCRRLGIPLSRITAKDPDKDPVLRRPYPPGQHGATARMGNSDFSRRLREKQKLKLYYGLLEKQCRRAFMEARRSPGNTGTVLLQLLESRLDSLILRAGLATSIRQARQFVRHGYFQVNGAATDIPSFRVKPGSEVKYHAAHLKLTIVRESFERMKGRNVPPYVQVLGDGEGLRYARLPEREEIPVDVNEPFIVEFYAQRS; encoded by the coding sequence GTGGCGCGTGACTTGGGACCAAGGGGCAAGATGTGCCGACGACTGGGGATTCCTCTTTCGCGAATCACCGCGAAGGATCCGGACAAGGACCCGGTGCTGCGCAGGCCCTACCCGCCCGGCCAGCACGGCGCCACGGCCCGCATGGGCAACAGCGACTTCTCGCGCCGCCTGCGTGAGAAGCAGAAGCTGAAGCTCTACTACGGCCTCCTGGAGAAGCAGTGCCGGCGCGCGTTCATGGAGGCGCGCCGCTCGCCCGGCAACACGGGCACGGTGCTGCTGCAGCTGCTGGAGAGCCGGCTGGACTCGCTCATCCTGCGCGCGGGGCTGGCCACCAGCATCCGCCAGGCGCGTCAGTTCGTGCGCCACGGCTACTTCCAGGTCAACGGCGCCGCGACGGACATCCCCAGCTTCCGCGTCAAGCCGGGCAGCGAGGTGAAGTACCACGCCGCGCACCTGAAGCTGACCATCGTCCGTGAGTCGTTCGAGCGCATGAAGGGCCGCAACGTGCCGCCCTACGTGCAGGTGCTCGGCGACGGCGAGGGCCTGCGCTACGCGCGCCTGCCCGAGCGCGAGGAGATTCCCGTCGACGTGAACGAGCCGTTCATCGTCGAGTTCTACGCGCAGCGAAGCTGA